Proteins encoded in a region of the Globicephala melas chromosome 1, mGloMel1.2, whole genome shotgun sequence genome:
- the LOC115867741 gene encoding methylsterol monooxygenase 1, with product MATNESISIFSSASLAVEYVDSLLPENPLQEPFKNAWNYMLNNYTKFQIATWGSLIVHEVLYFLFCLPGFLFQFIPYMKKYKIQKDKPETWENQWKCFKVLLFNHFCIQLPLICGTYYFTEYFNIPYDWETMPRWYMLLARCLGCAVIEDTWHYFLHRLLHHKRIYKHIHKIHHEFQAPFGMEAEYAHPLETLILGTGFFIGIMLLCDHVILLWAWVTIRLIETVDVHSGYDIPLNPLNLIPFYAGSRHHDFHHMNFIGNYASTFTWWDRLFGTDSQFIAYIEKTKKVEKKTE from the coding sequence ATGGCAACAAATGAAAGTATCAGCATCTTTAGTTCAGCATCCTTGGCTGTGGAATATGTAGATTCACTTTTACCTGAGAATCCTCTGCaggaaccatttaaaaatgcttgGAACTATATGTTGAATAATTATACAAAGTTCCAGATTGCAACATGGGGATCACTCATAGTTCATGAGGTCCtttatttcttgttctgtttACCTGGATTCTTGTTTCAATTTATACCTTACatgaaaaagtacaaaattcaaaaggataAACCAGAAACGTGGGAAAATCaatggaaatgttttaaagtaCTTCTCTTTAATCACTTTTGTATCCAGCTTCCTTTGATTTGTGGAACCTATTATTTTACAGAGTATTTCAATATTCCTTATGATTGGGAAACAATGCCAAGATGGTACATGCTTTTGGCAAGATGCCTTGGCTGTGCAGTGATTGAGGATACCTGGCACTATTTCCTGCATAGGCTCTTACaccacaaaagaatatataagcATATTCATAAAATTCATCATGAGTTTCAGGCTCCATTTGGAATGGAAGCTGAATATGCACATCCTCTGGAAACCTTAATTCTTGGAACTGGATTTTTCATTGGAATCATGCTTTTATGTGATCATGTTATTCTTCTTTGGGCCTGGGTAACCATTCGCTTGATAGAAACTGTTGATGTCCATAGTGGTTATGACATTCCTCTCAACCCTTTAAATCTCATTCCTTTCTATGCTGGTTCTCGGCATCACGATTTCCACCACATGAACTTCATTGGAAACTATGCTTCGACATTTACATGGTGGGATAGACTTTTTGGAACAGACTCTCAATTTATTGCCTACATTGAGAAAACGAAGAAGGTTGAGAAAAAGACTGAATAA